The Cygnus olor isolate bCygOlo1 chromosome 10, bCygOlo1.pri.v2, whole genome shotgun sequence genomic interval TCATTTACCCCCGCTAAAgaccatgaaaagaaaatcctagGAAAATGTTGAGATTTAAGTTGGGAGTATATAAAATCAATGTACATTGAAGAAGCAGCTAATCAAGCTTATTTACACAGAGATGCCATTACAGTAAACCCTCCTActtccaggagaaaaagcacGAAGACTTggttgtatatatataattcctTGTACCGTGAAGATCAATTGTGACAAATTGCTTAAAGTAGCCAAAATCTCTGGGAAAACTTTCAGGTAATGAACATTTTGTCTAATGGTCTTTCCTTGATCCCAGAAACATCaacttgatttaaaatttttaaatcttaGGGAAATTTTTTGACAGAGGGTACACACCTATAAATTTCgatgttcctgtttttttgtctAGACATTTTGGCAGCGCTGGCCTCTCCTGCCACAATGATATCATTATTCTCAGTGACAACACCAGTGCAAACACTTCCTAACCCCTCTCCGTACTTTGGAGAGGAAATGAAGTAAGTCTTTTTTGTTGCAGGAGCATAACAAAAACTGGCATCTGCATAGCTCCCATGCCTTGACCTAATGCCAAGGGAATTGTTGCCGATGCAGAGTAAGAGATCAGTCGTCTCCATGCCATATCGCAGGCTGAGAGAAGGGTGGCTGACTAGCTTGATGGTTTTCAACGCTTCCTCGAACATATCATTGCATTCTGAATTGCACAGGATCATGGTGTTCCTTTTGCGGGCTTCCATAAGAAAGGATGGGCTGACAAGCACCAGTCTCACTTGCTTCAGGAGCTCAATAAGGTACTCTACCCTTGACTTTCTGCTGTGGTTTACCCATCTAATGACAAGGTCCAGAATGCTCTCCTCCCTGGAAACATTCAGGTCATCTGATTTTATGAGAGACAACAGCTGCTGGACTTCAATCTCtaatatttcttcctgtaaGCTCACCTCAGCAAAGTGCTGATACAGGTATTTCTTCGCTTGATCACATAAATCTTCCGCCCCAATGTGATTTGCAAAGTAGTAAATGCCCACACAGTTGGAAGCATCCATATGGTCCGTCATGTACTTCTGACACACACTGCAAACCTCTTCCATCTGCATGAAATACGCAGCCAGGGCAACAGTCTGCACGTTCTGGTTAGTGAGGTGCAAATCCGCGCTGTACATGTAGTGGAGTATTACGGACACGCTCTCTGCCGAGATGTCATACAGCACCACTTCTCTTTGGGTGCACTCAGCCAAGCCACAGGTAAACATGGCTTTGAAATAAGGACTGAAGGCAGCCAGCACCACCTTATGGCAGGGGAATTTCTCACCTTCTGCAACTAGCACAACATCAACTATCTCTGTTGATTCCTTCATTCTCTTTACTTGTTCCAACAAAGTCAAGCTATGGTGCTGCTTTCGTTTCTCCTCAGTTTTATGATCCATGGTTGATCTCAAAACTCTCCCTTTTTAAATCTCCTTGGAATCCAGGACCTTCATTGGGAATGTTTCTGGAGTTAAAAGaataacactgttattcaaCAAATTCTTGGGCAAAGGAATATTGCTGTTcatatttaaagataaattgTTCTGTAGTGTGTGACATAAATCAGTAATACACAAAAAGCATGTTACATTATGGTAAGAATTCATGCTCAAGATCtccaagacaaaaaataaaaatcagtactCCAAATTATCTTTAATATTCAGTATTCCaaccccttctcccccccccaccccttacTCTCTCGGATATTCAAGTTTTCATGTATTCTCACATGCACCTGACAGAAATTAGCCCACTGATTAGATGCTGAAAGTACCGTACGTTTTCAACATCCCCCTTCAGGTTCAACAGGAGAATGGagcagtgttttttctgtttagctCTTCTCAAATCAGGAGTTTTGCCTGAACTGAGACTTTAGGCTTTTACAAGACTAAGAAGCCAGAACTTTAGACTTTTCTCACTACTTTTTACAGTGGCCTATACTGCTGCAAAGCAGGTGGGAAATAAAGCCACTATAGTGCAACCCAGTTCAGTGGCATTTTACAGGGGCAGAATGATTTTGATTCAAATGCTCTGCGCTTACATCCTTGCAAAGCTGCCTTGTCACTCCCTGCTTTACTGGTAGCTTTCTCCCCAGGcttaaaggcaagaaaaaatcTTGGTCAAGAAGGTGTTGTGGGCAGAGAGCTTCCACACCTGAAATACGGGAGAATAATAGGCAGGAAGCTATTTGGTCTAAATAAGTGGCCAGGTTCGTTACTCTTTCACCTCGAGGTGTAGGTCACTGGTTTCTACAGAGTTGCTACTGGCTTGCTTTGGGATAAATAAAGGATCAGTAAAACAGGGACCAGCTTTCCAGCTGTTCTCCTCCCTTTCAGTGGGATGCTGAAGTGCTGCGCTTTCACTGAGTTTGTGTTTCACTTACTGTAAATGGGATTTTAATTGAACTGTAATCATTTACATACTCgctctatttttatttactggggaaaacagaaagaagttcACAGTCCCATTTCTGTCGGGGATTTGGGGCCCTTTagtgaacctcatgaggtttcAGATTAGCTGGCTGCAGAATACAGTGGTAAAGCTGTCAATGGGAGAATAATGCTTACCCATCACTTCAGGGATAGCAGTCCTTAGCAGTTTTTGTCTCTAATGTGGTAATGAGACAGTTCTGTGGCAGAAATGCATTAAGGAATCATGTCATGAATCACTGCCCCACAGACATGTCCTAAAGCCATGGTATAACCATGTTTGAAACACATTTGTAACATGGTATGAATCGCTTAATGGGACCACTCAAACAAGTAACATTCCTCACCAGCTTAAATGTTTGCAGGATCAGGATCGCATACAACAGGTTGAACTGGCTTTCTCAAATCCTGAAAGCACAAAGATTAGTCTTAGTTTTATTAAAGATATATGCATCAAcataaaaaagtaattatataAAATTCTTTGAAATCTACCTCTCAAGCAGTCCCGTTTTTTTCTACAGACCTAGGTaggctgaattttttttaaatattatagtTATTTCCCAGGTGAAAAGGAAATCTGCAGCTATATTATCAATCTCAGACCTAGTCTTTTAGATGTTCAGTTGTTTTTGGAAGTAGTGATCATTCTGTTTTATCAAATTAAATAGATTCCTCACTTTGAATGTTAAATTAAAAGCCAGGCATGCTTGACGACTCGCATTTCCttgattttatcttttctttccatattccAAATCTGGAACTAGAAGCAACACATCTGAGAAATGAATCTGGGTTATTACCAGActtaaaaaatggttttggaaGACAAAATACTAACTTTATAGTTTGAATATGGGCCAAGCTCTGAGCTTTTCTTATGGTACTCTTTAAAATCAATCAAAGACAGTAAGTTTAGTACAAAAATAGAGTGATGGTATCTCCAAaatgtagatttatttttctttaaacagtcAATAGAAGccttttttgaaacagaaactgttctatttttaatcctttgtgGTAATCAGATGACCAAAttgttgttttcccctcttcctgttttattattttgcagtgtttgattttcactgtattttgaCAAAGGAACTACACCATATCTCAAATATCATATGTCATGAGCACACATATCTCAAGCTGATGAGCTGTAGTGTTTTAACCAGGCTGTTAATTCTACAACTCAATGGAAGAGTTAACTACAGACAAGACTCCGATCACATTTAGCAATCTGAACTAACCAAGCTTTTTCCTCCAAACTGATCAggttctctcctttctcttttgtgaTGCCATAGCTTCACACATCCTCCAGCTTCTCTGTAATGGACAAAATGTGCATTTCTAATGTGAAGAACAAGGCAGATGATTAATCATCACCATCTTTTCCAGACTTTTATACATATCAGGAAGAAGCAGCATGTAGAACTGAGTTATAATTTCACTTCCTTTGCTGGTCaactttaaattttctttcaccATTAATTTAGCTTTCTTAAGAGCAACACTGTCTTTGATTACACGGTTTAGCAGATTTACGACTTCTGTGTGCTCATTTAACAGTGATTTGGATATCTGGCACAACATGCTTACAGCCTTTTTCTCCTCACTTCCTCCAGTAAGGCATCAGCAAAAGGAGTCTTAAAGCACAGAGTAGCTCGCACCATTTGTGTACTACTTCAGGCACAGCTTATGTAAGGCAGAAAAACCTACATCCATCATCCAGGTGACTGTGGACATTGCACCTGGTGTGGGGTTCTCTCCTCTACCACCCATGAAGCTGCTGGAAGATGCCTGAGCATCCTCCCTGCGCAGCCTGCGTGTGGTTGTTGGTGGTGTGCCTCCCCTCTCCTGGGGCTGACCCATGcccaccacctcctccctggGCTGAGTGCTGCAAGGAGCCTCCACCCTACGTGGGAGTCTCATTTCTCCATCCTACAGCTGAGGAAACTGGAGctaaaaggttaaaaagaaaccaGGATTAAAACCCAGGGGTGAAATCCTTTCATTAACCAGAATTTCATCCCCCTGCATTAGCTGCAAACTTGTCACTCCCTTCCTGGCTTTTAGCAGTGTTTAGGTGAGGTCACTGGAAAGATATTAATATTCTCCCGTATATCACTGGAAAGACTATTAAAGGGTAATAATGAAATggtgctgctttgctttccccTCTGGGTTACAGAGCAAAGAGATGGTACATtgatattaaaagaaaggataaaTGTGATACAAATATAATTTGCAGTGAGACACTATACTGAGATTGTGCCAGAGGCTGGGTTGTCATTATAAAAACCCCAGTGCAAGGCTCAGATCCTTTGTAATGTCACCAGGAGCTAAAAACAGAGTTATTGCCTTCTTCAGAGTTTTTggatatttctttcttctattttgaaaaatggaTTCAGGTGAAAATCTTCATTTAATGGTACTTTACTTCTGAGCCACGCAGTTAATTTTCCTACACTTCCAGCTgccacttttattttcatgttagtctaattttgccttttctttttatttttttttttaacctttatgTCATGAACCTTGTAAAGAGCCATATATAATTTTATGCAGGAGCTACAGCATGCGTTTTGCAAGGCAGTAGGGTGCTGCACGAGCagtttaaaacataaataagtaCACTGCTGTGAGCTCCGCTTTACAGCTTTTATGAGGCCATCAGACTATAAATAAACGCTGTCCTCGATTCTCAGTTACACTGCAGCCTCTTTGAACTGCCCCAGTGCAAGGAGACTGTAAACCAGATGGAAGCGTCTCATCAGGAATTTCCCttaacctctgaaaaaaaaaaaaaaggctaccTTGTAATTAGAGACATTATTTTGTCTGTGGTTTGGTCTGGGACAtagattttcctttcctctccctctgtgCCCAGGAATCTGCTCGTCCCCGTGCCGTGGCAGGAGGGTGGGAGCTGCGGGACCTGGCCCAGGAGAGGTCACAGCGCCCAGCATGGGGCACTcccgcctcctcctcttcctccttgccttttttcattattttccgCTTTAATGAGTCTGCCCTGTCTTCAGCCTGCCTCCCTTCAGGTGCTGAGCGGATCAGAGTTCAGTCACATCAAAGAACCAGTGCCTCTGCCTATGAATTATTCGTGCTTCCTTTGTTATTGGTGAGCCAGGAAGCAAATCTGCTAATTGTGTGCATTATGACATTTGGCTGACAGCCACAGCCAGGCAGAAATCAACACCCAGATGATAATCATGTTATAATCTGTGCGTTTAATTGTGAAGGCTGTGCTGGTATTTAAAATTGAGATTTTGAACCGCACAAAAGACCTCCCAGTACTCAGGAAGAGCAAATAATAATGCTAACCACgatacagagaaaatatatgaaaagaataAGCCATTGAAAAGAGGATTCTGGGGAATTATAAACCAGCATCTTTCCGGGTATCAGAATTAGGCAAGTTGGAAGAAATTGAATTATAAGAATTCAGAAGGCAATAAGGTGATAAAAGCAGATATAGCACCTATTTATCAGGAGCAAATTATGTCAGTCcaatctcattttcttcattttttttttttttagtgataaTAGAGGATTAATTAGATACTTTGTCTTGAGTGAAGTTACTGATACGATCCCACATGATATCATTAGAAACAAATTGTGATTAAATCAACTGACTAAATCAATGCAAGTTAGATCCCCAACTGGCTGAAAAAGCACATTCAAATAATAGTTATCGGTGGTCAAACTGGGAAATGTTGCAAGAGAGCTGTCCTGAAAAGGTCTCTCACATTTTCAGGGAACATTTACTTCTTGCTTTGACTTACAGATTATTTCTTCAACGGTTTCCATCCATTCTGGCTggataaaatacagaaacttgTAGAAGAGCATTTAAGTGGGAGAACATCCAGTTCTTTTTATAGAACTTTTGTCTATATTTTATGAGAGCGTATACAGGTACATATTTCTTAATAAGTATTTCCCTGTGACAATTAGGCATACAGTGTTTGGAGGCATCTCATACACCACCATAAATACCAGCAGCCAGGATACCTTCCCTGAAGTTTTCAGTATTCTACTAGTCGCTAGTTACCTAGAGATTTAGGATTTCCAGGTTTTCAAAGGCATCCAAGGAATTTAAAAGTCCAAGTCCCATTTAAGCTCACTGTAATTTCATAACTGAAGTGTCTGCATCACTTTTAACAGCAGAACTTCAGCCCCaactttcttgaaaatgtttacCAGATTATGTGATCTCCTTCTGATTAATATCAGAAAAAGAACTCTCCTTGCTCAGACCTGCCCATCTCCCAGGATCAGCCCTATAGCAAGTCTGTTTCAGATAATCTGATTTATTGCTGGAAGGGACAAAGGAACTGTAAGGGTTTGAAACTGTGAACACTGCAGATCAAATCACGCCATCGGCCTACATGAGATGAAGCATGGCAGTACTCCTGAGAGAgattttaactatttttctctccttcagacCTGTGcaccttatttattttcacatcccATCTGATACCGAGGAGCCTGAGCCAAGGCCATCAGAAGTCTTATGATAGCCAAGCAcgagccagctcctgctgaagAACTTGGTGCTGGGCATGCCCACAAGAGCTTTCCTAGCAGGTTACGGTGTGCAAGTGCTGCAGGTGGGAGCTCTCAGTGCAGAAAGGCTGCTGACTTCAGAGCAGCAAAGGCAGGCAGTTGTGCAAGTGTTGTGTTCCCACGGGTGTGTGCCTGTGCCCTGTAGGCGTCCCACTGTCAGCAGACTGGAAGTCATCTCCGTTCACATTGCCACATCTGACACAACTTAGCCTTTCCTCAATAGCTTAtgtcttttcttccccattttgttgctcttcatttaaaataaaaataaaatgggactTAAGTCTCACCGGGCTAGAAGAGGCTGGACACCGAGCAATGAGATTTTAGGCAGCCTGCAAAGCTTCTGAAACTGGGAGCAGCTTTGACCATCGAAGACTTGAAGATGCTTTGATCAGCTTTCAAAGTGGTTGTGTAGTTTGTGGTTCTGGAAGGATTTGTCAGTTTGAGCTCTGTTTAATGCCAAGACAGAGGAATAGATGTGGGATTGGTTTAATATTGATCCTATCTCAGCAAAtcctaggctttttttttttttaaaccattatagattcatattaaaaaaaattaaaaaaaaaatcaaagaagctgaaaatgaaagacCCCATGGGACATCTTTTCAAATATACCTTCACCTGGCCTTAATCTTCATCTGATTCTAAGATCAGTGAAGTCAGTCAAAAGAATCCTATGATGCAAGTAGAAAACGGACATGGCTCTGTCCACAAACAACTCCCTACAAACAAACCCCAGCCTGAGCCAATTACGTGCATTAATTGCACAAGAAGAATAGAAgctaaatacatacatatagaaCCCTTTCATTTTAGAGTTCACATGTGCAGATTATTTTCTTATGCATCAAAACTAATGGAAATGGCACAGTGCTTATTCACAGAAGGAGGATGCGCAAGTTTTTTACATATCCAATGACAGGggccagcagaagaaaaacatatttctaaaacacGTTTTTTTAGCTCTTTTGGGAGCCTGGCAAAGGTCTTAGAAGTTTctcactttgcttttttctaaCCATACTGGAGAGTATAGGAAAGGCTTACTTTCTGGAAAAATTATATCATACTGTGCTTTTATAATTGCACTGTAttacaattaaaagaaacattttaacaaTTTAGTGCAGACTAAACTCTATCTGCATTTTTACAGCATAAAAATTGTGAACTGTAATCAccaatatttacataaaattcCAAAGTATGTATCTGTTTGGTTAGCAAATACTAGCATGTGAAACCTTAGTATCCCTGTCACTGagtagtaaaattaaaataaattatgtgtTGTAAACCCTTAGAACTTGACATCAGCACTCCTTTACTTACTGTTCAAATCCAGCCTTTCCCATAAATTTCTCTAGTTTCAATTTCAATTGCTACCAAGCCAGTATCTGGGTATGTCTGTtcccacagaaaagaaagttcaCAGCAAACCCATGGGAAGAAGAGAGCAGCAGACCCAAAATGGCCCCTGCACTCACACATACCTGATATGTGCTAAATCTGCAGTCCCCTCTGAAACCtcatatgaaacattttcaacTTCTTGTTGGTAAGGATCAGTCCCAGACACATATAGATATAGTGATAGGAGAGGTAGGAGCTTCTCCAAGCTTCCTGCTGGAAGCTAGGGCAGATGCCTGCAGTCTTTTGGGGTCACAGAGCCCCCAGGCACAGACCAGAATCCCTGCATCCCATTTCCACACCGCTGGCAAAGCCCTCCTAGCTGCAAGCACACCCCATGTTGGTTGGGGACTCCCATCCTAACTTTGTAGTTAATCTCTTGTGGCTCCTTTTTGAACTGGATGGCAAGTGCAAAATACTTTGAGGGCTTCAGTTTTGGAACCAACAGACAGTAAGCCTTGGGTCCTACATCCTCCCCGCCACACAACTCCCTGCAGCAGACCCTGCATAGCTGTGCAGAAGCTCCATCTCTGGCAACCTCACAGGTCCCCCCTAGATATACACCCAGCCACTCCTGCCCACAAAGTGCCCACGCACCCAGCAGCCCAAAGCAGCCCTGGCATTGCCATGGTGCCCGCCCTGCTCAGCACCGAGCTCCCTTCTCCACCCTGCTCCGAGCTGGGGAAAGATTTAACACGTACCTTTCTGACGCCGGCAGCGGCGGGTGTCTGTGAGGCTGCGTGGGCGAGACAGGGCTCAAAAGGGAGGGAAACAGAAATCACACATAGCAGCGGAGCTGCTGGTGCACGGCGAGGTGCTGGGGCTATGAATAGACCGAGCTGGGCTCCTGGCTGGGACACGGAGCTGCTCGAATATCATGAGCGGGGGCATGCAGGGACTCGGCTGACTGGCACTgatgctgctctcctgcccctgtgctggctggctggcCGCTGGCCGGACTCAGCAATCCCAGACAGAGGGGTCCTTGTGCAATGGCACAGCTCCTGTGCTGCCTCAGGGGCAGACGGTGATGGTGAAGACCAGATGGTGGATGTGGACCTGCCCCATTCTCCCCGCCTGCCCTCAGGGAAAACACACAGAGGGAGGTTTTGCCATTACTGAGAGAGGGCAGGATTCCTCCCAGACCTAGATGCTTATCTAGGCTATTTTTTTACCCATAATATTGAAAGTTTAATTTCCTCACACAGATATACCTGGGATCCATCTGTCAAAGATTTGGCTCTTTGTACCCTCAGCACAGGCTGAGAAAAGAAACCTCTCCCTTCGCGGTGCTGATGCTGCAGACATGGAGGCTCCTGCAGGCCTGGTGGCCATGCTCTGTTCCCCTCTTCTCCTGGTCCTCCTTGTTGCTGGGTGCTGTTCTCATCCCCTTGCCAGGCACACTGCTGTGCCACAGCTGATCGTGGTGCAGGGAGCAGTGCCAGCACAGGCAATGGCCAGGCTGATTCCAAACTCACTGCTGAATTTGGGGTACCAGCCGAGGGGAGAGGCCATCTCTATCTCACTCTCTTCAAGTCACACTCAAAATCAAGACCGCTATCTCTACA includes:
- the KBTBD12 gene encoding kelch repeat and BTB domain-containing protein 12 — translated: MDHKTEEKRKQHHSLTLLEQVKRMKESTEIVDVVLVAEGEKFPCHKVVLAAFSPYFKAMFTCGLAECTQREVVLYDISAESVSVILHYMYSADLHLTNQNVQTVALAAYFMQMEEVCSVCQKYMTDHMDASNCVGIYYFANHIGAEDLCDQAKKYLYQHFAEVSLQEEILEIEVQQLLSLIKSDDLNVSREESILDLVIRWVNHSRKSRVEYLIELLKQVRLVLVSPSFLMEARKRNTMILCNSECNDMFEEALKTIKLVSHPSLSLRYGMETTDLLLCIGNNSLGIRSRHGSYADASFCYAPATKKTYFISSPKYGEGLGSVCTGVVTENNDIIVAGEASAAKMSRQKNRNIEIYRYHQRGNQFWHSLCTAQLRELYALGTVHNDLYVIGGQMKMKNQYQVTNCVEKYSMEQGTWRSTAPLPVPLACHVVVTMKNKLYVLGGWTPQMDLPDDEPDRLSNRMFQYDPGQDKWTERAPMKYSKYRFSAAVVNSEIYVLGGIGCLGRDRGQTRNCLDAVEIYNPDGDFWRDGPPMPSPLLSLRTNSTCAGSVEGKLYLCGGFHGAARHEVITKEILELDTWENQWNVVAINVLMHDSYDVCLVARLNPRDLIPPPPDLVDQ